One Idiomarina loihiensis L2TR genomic window carries:
- a CDS encoding class II fumarate hydratase gives MSQDYRTEKDSMGEVKVLSKALYAAQTQRAVDNFSISGLTLPTQLIQAIAMVKASAAGANAKIGQLEKEQAGAIIKAAKEIINGQHLEHFPIDVFQTGSGTSSNMNVNEVIANLAKQNGVEIHPNDHVNQSQSSNDVIPTAIQVASVLAVEKQLEPALKGLIDTIRKKAIELRNVVKTGRTHLMDAMPMTMAQELEAWAGQLDITAEQLPQLLQRSRVLPQGGTAIGTGINAPKEFAAEFAEQLTQLSGSDFKHSANPFTGIAGQEINLQLSAQLNTLATTLLKVSNDLRWMNSGPLAGLGEIQLTALQPGSSIMPGKVNPVIPEAVAMVAAQVNGNHTTITTAAQQGNFQLNVMLPVIGYNLLQSINILSNSCEALASKAIADFEVNEERLQQALAKNPILVTALNPVIGYNKAAEIAKVAYKDGRAIIDVADEMTDLGRDRLEHLLDPKKLTEGGVSE, from the coding sequence ATGAGTCAGGATTATCGCACAGAGAAAGACAGTATGGGCGAGGTCAAAGTCCTCTCAAAAGCACTTTATGCTGCACAAACTCAACGCGCCGTTGATAACTTTTCCATCAGCGGGTTAACCTTACCCACTCAGTTAATACAAGCCATCGCAATGGTTAAAGCGAGTGCGGCCGGAGCAAACGCTAAAATCGGTCAGTTAGAAAAGGAACAGGCTGGCGCCATTATTAAAGCGGCTAAAGAAATCATTAACGGTCAACACTTAGAGCACTTCCCTATCGATGTATTTCAAACCGGTTCAGGCACCAGTTCCAATATGAATGTGAACGAGGTTATTGCCAATTTAGCTAAACAAAACGGTGTTGAAATTCACCCCAATGACCATGTAAACCAAAGCCAGTCAAGCAACGATGTTATACCTACCGCCATTCAGGTAGCGAGTGTGCTGGCTGTAGAAAAACAGTTAGAACCGGCTTTAAAAGGTCTTATTGACACCATTCGCAAGAAAGCCATTGAGCTACGCAATGTGGTAAAAACCGGCAGAACCCATTTAATGGATGCCATGCCAATGACCATGGCGCAAGAACTTGAAGCCTGGGCGGGTCAGTTGGACATTACCGCTGAACAACTTCCACAGTTATTGCAGCGCAGCCGAGTTCTTCCTCAGGGCGGTACAGCAATAGGTACCGGAATAAATGCCCCTAAAGAATTCGCAGCTGAGTTTGCCGAACAGTTGACTCAGCTTAGCGGCAGTGACTTTAAACACTCCGCGAACCCTTTTACGGGTATTGCCGGACAGGAAATCAATTTACAACTCTCGGCACAACTGAATACGCTGGCGACTACCTTACTCAAAGTCAGTAACGACTTACGCTGGATGAACAGTGGACCACTGGCGGGCTTAGGCGAAATTCAGCTAACCGCATTACAACCCGGAAGCAGTATTATGCCGGGTAAAGTGAACCCGGTTATTCCGGAAGCTGTAGCTATGGTTGCCGCTCAGGTAAATGGTAATCACACCACAATTACAACCGCAGCTCAGCAAGGCAACTTCCAGCTAAACGTTATGCTGCCGGTTATTGGCTACAACTTACTACAGTCCATTAATATACTCAGTAACAGTTGTGAAGCTCTGGCAAGCAAAGCTATTGCCGACTTCGAGGTTAATGAAGAGCGACTGCAACAAGCTTTAGCGAAAAACCCTATTCTGGTAACGGCTCTTAATCCGGTCATTGGCTACAATAAGGCCGCTGAAATTGCCAAAGTAGCTTATAAAGATGGCAGAGCCATTATCGATGTTGCTGATGAGATGACCGACTTAGGTCGTGACCGGCTGGAGCACTTGCTGGACCCGAAAAAATTAACTGAAGGTGGCGTTAGCGAATAG